From Marivirga harenae, one genomic window encodes:
- a CDS encoding OmpH family outer membrane protein translates to MKNLSLVLNIILIVAVAYLFIDKFSGSENPEETTSTEQKDDKIYQNVSIAYVHSDSLLANYDFMQKIESELGELSQKYEKEYQNRAQGLQNEINDFQRTAQNLTVAQGKALEENLMKKQQNLRVYQEDLSRKLRQKEAELNNELYKTISDYLKSYGDDNNLQLVLTYSRGSDVLYANEGLEITNEVIEGLNKAYQAEADSVDSK, encoded by the coding sequence GTGAAGAATTTATCCCTAGTACTGAATATCATCTTAATCGTTGCTGTAGCCTATTTGTTTATTGACAAATTTAGTGGAAGTGAAAATCCAGAAGAGACCACCTCAACTGAGCAGAAAGACGATAAGATTTATCAAAATGTATCTATTGCTTACGTTCATTCTGATTCTTTATTAGCTAATTATGATTTCATGCAAAAAATCGAGTCCGAATTGGGTGAACTTTCTCAAAAATATGAAAAGGAATACCAAAATAGGGCTCAAGGTTTGCAAAATGAAATTAATGATTTCCAAAGAACAGCTCAAAATTTGACAGTGGCGCAAGGAAAGGCATTAGAGGAGAATTTGATGAAAAAGCAACAAAACCTAAGGGTTTATCAGGAAGATTTATCTCGAAAGTTGCGTCAAAAAGAGGCCGAATTAAACAATGAATTGTACAAGACTATTAGCGATTATTTAAAAAGTTACGGTGATGACAATAACTTGCAATTAGTATTAACTTACTCCAGAGGAAGTGACGTTTTATATGCAAATGAGGGATTAGAAATCACCAATGAGGTAATTGAAGGCTTAAACAAAGCTTACCAAGCTGAAGCTGACAGTGTAGATTCAAAGTAA
- the arsC gene encoding arsenate reductase (glutaredoxin) (This arsenate reductase requires both glutathione and glutaredoxin to convert arsenate to arsenite, after which the efflux transporter formed by ArsA and ArsB can extrude the arsenite from the cell, providing resistance.): MRLYHNPRCGKSREALKILTDKGVEPEIVEYLKQIPTHAELEDVLQKLDMKAEDLLRKNEKIFKEMYKGKDLSDSKWIEAMIAEPKLIERPIFINGDKAVVGRPPEKVLEIL; encoded by the coding sequence ATGAGACTATATCATAATCCCAGATGTGGAAAAAGCAGAGAAGCCTTAAAAATTCTTACGGATAAAGGTGTTGAACCAGAGATTGTGGAATATTTAAAACAAATTCCTACGCATGCTGAATTAGAGGATGTACTTCAGAAATTAGATATGAAAGCAGAAGATCTTTTACGAAAAAATGAAAAGATTTTTAAAGAAATGTATAAGGGTAAAGATCTGTCAGATTCTAAATGGATTGAAGCTATGATTGCTGAACCTAAGTTAATTGAAAGACCAATATTTATTAATGGTGATAAAGCCGTAGTCGGTCGGCCGCCTGAAAAGGTTTTAGAGATTCTTTAA
- a CDS encoding pyruvate dehydrogenase complex dihydrolipoamide acetyltransferase — translation MAEVIKMPKMSDTMEEGVISSWLVKEGDEVSSGDVLAEVETDKATMELESYEDGVILHIGVKEGDAVPIEGVIAIIGEKGEDIDGLLKEIENGGEAASSNKSDNDKADKKESKETSSGGKEESIDASDVNATLITMPKMSDTMEEGVIASWLKKEGDKVEAGDILAEVETDKATMELEAYEDGTLLYIGIKEGDAAPIDGVIAVIGEEGADYEKLIKAHEQKSSGTDENKKEEKTEEKDKSTSDSKPGSDSAKPTPPAETSNKEGRKSDGGRIFASPLAKKIAKDKGIDLADVEGSGGNGRIIKSDVENFTPKAKSSEAPQKDASTGQAINIPQVVGEESYEEVKVSQMRKTVAKRLSESKFTAPHFYVTMEINMDKAMDARKSINELSPVKISFNDIVIKAVASALRQHPKVNSSWMGDKIRRNQHIHVGMAVAVEEGLLVPVIRFADNKSLSHIAAEAKDFAQKAKNKELEPKDWEGNTFTVSNLGMFGVEEFTAIINPPDACILAVGGIKQTAVVKDGQLVPGNIMKVTLSCDHRVVDGAVGSAFLQTLKGLLEDPVRILI, via the coding sequence ATGGCTGAAGTAATAAAAATGCCCAAAATGAGTGACACCATGGAAGAAGGTGTGATTTCCTCATGGTTGGTTAAAGAGGGCGATGAAGTATCATCTGGAGATGTATTGGCTGAGGTTGAAACCGATAAAGCTACAATGGAATTAGAGTCTTATGAAGACGGTGTGATTTTACATATTGGTGTCAAAGAGGGCGATGCAGTTCCTATTGAAGGTGTTATTGCTATCATTGGGGAAAAAGGTGAGGATATTGATGGTTTATTAAAGGAAATTGAAAACGGTGGAGAAGCAGCTAGTTCCAATAAATCTGACAATGATAAAGCAGATAAAAAAGAATCTAAAGAAACTAGTTCTGGTGGTAAAGAAGAGTCAATAGATGCTTCCGATGTTAATGCCACTTTAATCACCATGCCTAAAATGAGTGATACTATGGAAGAGGGTGTTATTGCTTCTTGGTTGAAAAAAGAAGGTGATAAAGTGGAAGCTGGTGACATTTTAGCAGAGGTAGAAACCGATAAGGCTACCATGGAGCTTGAAGCTTATGAGGATGGTACCTTATTATATATTGGTATTAAGGAAGGTGATGCAGCTCCAATTGATGGGGTTATTGCCGTAATTGGTGAAGAAGGTGCTGATTATGAAAAATTAATAAAGGCCCACGAGCAAAAATCATCTGGAACTGACGAAAATAAGAAGGAGGAGAAAACAGAAGAAAAAGATAAATCAACTTCTGACAGCAAACCGGGATCAGATAGTGCAAAACCTACTCCACCAGCAGAAACTTCAAATAAGGAAGGTCGAAAAAGCGATGGAGGAAGAATATTTGCTAGCCCACTAGCAAAAAAGATCGCTAAAGATAAAGGAATTGATTTAGCTGATGTAGAAGGTTCTGGAGGGAATGGTAGAATAATAAAATCTGATGTGGAGAACTTTACTCCAAAAGCAAAATCTTCAGAAGCTCCACAAAAAGATGCTTCAACTGGTCAAGCAATCAATATTCCACAAGTAGTGGGAGAAGAGAGCTATGAAGAAGTGAAAGTTTCTCAGATGAGAAAAACAGTAGCAAAAAGACTGTCTGAAAGTAAGTTCACTGCTCCTCATTTCTATGTCACAATGGAAATCAACATGGATAAAGCAATGGATGCAAGAAAAAGCATCAATGAGTTGTCTCCGGTGAAAATTTCCTTTAACGATATTGTGATTAAAGCGGTAGCATCAGCTTTACGCCAGCACCCAAAAGTCAATAGCTCGTGGATGGGAGATAAGATAAGAAGAAACCAACATATCCACGTGGGTATGGCGGTAGCAGTTGAGGAAGGATTGTTGGTTCCTGTAATTCGATTTGCTGATAATAAGTCACTATCTCATATTGCAGCAGAAGCTAAAGATTTTGCCCAAAAGGCTAAAAATAAAGAATTGGAACCAAAAGACTGGGAAGGCAATACTTTCACAGTTTCCAATTTAGGAATGTTTGGAGTAGAAGAATTTACAGCCATCATCAATCCGCCAGATGCTTGTATTTTAGCAGTTGGTGGAATCAAACAAACTGCTGTAGTAAAAGACGGTCAATTAGTGCCAGGAAACATAATGAAAGTAACCCTTTCATGCGATCATAGAGTAGTTGATGGAGCAGTGGGTTCTGCATTCTTGCAAACATTAAAAGGATTGTTAGAAGATCCAGTGAGAATACTGATTTAA
- a CDS encoding histone deacetylase family protein: MLKIAWRKEYTHPLPDNHRFPMEKYDLLPEQLIYEGTVSSSNFFPPELLSEENILSVHKNEYWQKLKNLMLSRKEERRTGFPLSAALVERERIINQGTIDAANFALKYGAAMNIAGGTHHAFTDRGEGFCLLNDIAIAANYLLKNKKSEKVLIVDLDVHQGNGTAEIFKNNPKVFTFSMHGKGNYPMHKENSDLDIELEDKTDDKTYLKILREVLPRLIQEQEPDFIFFQSGVDVLATDKLGRLGMSIAGCKERDKIVFEHCYKNEIPVVASMGGGYSEKIAHIIDAHANTYRLAQDIYF, from the coding sequence ATGCTCAAAATCGCTTGGAGAAAAGAATATACACACCCGCTGCCTGACAATCATCGCTTTCCGATGGAGAAATATGATCTGCTTCCAGAGCAATTAATTTACGAAGGAACTGTTAGTTCAAGTAATTTTTTTCCACCTGAATTATTATCGGAAGAGAATATATTATCAGTTCATAAAAACGAATATTGGCAGAAATTAAAAAACCTGATGCTGAGCCGAAAAGAAGAAAGAAGGACTGGGTTTCCTTTGTCTGCAGCTTTGGTTGAGCGTGAGAGAATAATTAATCAAGGCACGATTGATGCTGCTAATTTTGCTTTGAAATATGGAGCAGCCATGAATATTGCCGGTGGAACACACCACGCTTTTACGGATAGAGGTGAAGGCTTTTGTTTGTTAAATGATATTGCTATCGCTGCTAATTATCTCCTTAAGAATAAAAAATCTGAAAAAGTCCTGATTGTAGATTTAGATGTACATCAAGGCAATGGAACTGCGGAGATTTTTAAAAATAATCCCAAAGTGTTTACTTTCAGTATGCATGGAAAAGGAAATTACCCAATGCATAAGGAAAACTCTGATTTAGATATCGAGCTAGAAGACAAAACGGATGATAAAACGTACCTTAAAATCCTTAGGGAAGTACTTCCAAGATTGATCCAAGAACAGGAGCCAGATTTTATTTTTTTTCAATCAGGTGTAGATGTTTTGGCTACAGATAAATTAGGCCGGCTTGGGATGAGTATTGCAGGTTGCAAAGAGCGCGATAAAATTGTTTTTGAGCATTGTTACAAGAACGAGATTCCTGTTGTTGCCAGTATGGGTGGAGGATATTCTGAAAAGATCGCACACATTATTGATGCTCATGCCAATACTTATCGGCTTGCTCAAGACATCTACTTTTAA
- a CDS encoding 3-oxoacyl-ACP synthase III family protein — protein MKKSKIVGLGHAVPQTVVTNNDIAKWIDTTDEWITERTGIKERRFFDPEIEESLAKMAKTAADMALKNAKMKNDDIDFIIFASITPDYFFPGSSVLLQREMGMGTIGCLDIRNACSGFVYSLSVADQFIKTGMYKNIMVVGGEIQSTAIDMSDRGRSTAVIFGDGVGVAIMSASDEQGVLSTHLHAEGTYAEELYVKDPGSSRPREERQPEQILDTSGYKVYMNGNMVFKHAVVRFQEVINEALEENNLKPSDIDMLVPHQANLRISKFIQAKMGLTDDKVFNNIQKYGNTTAASIPIALSEAWHEGKIKSGDLVCLAAFGSGFTWGSALIRW, from the coding sequence ATGAAAAAGTCGAAAATTGTAGGTCTGGGTCATGCTGTGCCACAGACAGTTGTGACCAATAATGATATAGCCAAGTGGATTGATACTACAGATGAATGGATAACGGAGAGAACAGGGATAAAGGAAAGAAGGTTTTTTGATCCGGAAATTGAAGAGTCATTGGCCAAAATGGCAAAGACTGCCGCAGATATGGCGCTTAAAAATGCTAAAATGAAAAACGATGATATAGATTTTATCATTTTTGCCAGCATCACGCCTGATTATTTTTTTCCTGGCTCTAGTGTGCTTCTTCAACGAGAAATGGGGATGGGAACTATTGGATGTTTGGATATCAGAAATGCCTGCTCTGGGTTTGTATATAGTTTGTCGGTTGCTGATCAATTTATAAAAACAGGCATGTATAAAAATATTATGGTTGTAGGTGGTGAGATTCAATCTACCGCTATTGATATGTCCGACAGAGGTCGATCTACCGCAGTTATTTTTGGTGATGGAGTTGGAGTTGCGATAATGAGTGCTTCAGATGAACAGGGGGTTTTGTCTACGCATTTACATGCCGAAGGAACTTATGCCGAAGAATTATATGTGAAAGACCCCGGAAGTAGTCGGCCACGTGAAGAAAGGCAGCCTGAGCAAATCTTAGATACATCTGGCTATAAAGTTTACATGAATGGAAATATGGTCTTCAAACATGCAGTAGTCCGATTTCAAGAAGTTATCAATGAAGCACTTGAAGAAAATAATTTAAAACCATCCGATATTGATATGTTGGTCCCTCATCAAGCTAATTTGCGGATTTCGAAATTTATTCAGGCTAAGATGGGATTAACCGATGATAAGGTTTTTAACAATATTCAAAAATATGGTAATACAACAGCTGCCTCTATTCCAATTGCCCTGAGCGAAGCTTGGCATGAGGGAAAAATTAAAAGCGGGGATTTGGTATGTTTAGCCGCATTTGGTAGCGGATTTACCTGGGGTTCTGCTTTAATTAGGTGGTAA
- a CDS encoding gamma carbonic anhydrase family protein, whose protein sequence is MGIIKKCEGKAPQIGENTYIADNAVIVGDVVIGKSCSIWWSAVVRGDVNSITIGDETNIQDGAVIHCTYQKASTTIGNKVSIGHKAIVHGCTIEDSSLVGMGAIVMDNAVVQSHSIVAAGAVVLENTVVESGYIYAGVPAKKVKKIEGELSEIFGRTAKNYTLYKSWFE, encoded by the coding sequence ATGGGAATAATTAAAAAATGTGAAGGTAAAGCTCCGCAAATAGGTGAGAATACTTACATAGCTGATAATGCAGTAATTGTTGGGGATGTTGTGATTGGAAAGTCATGCAGTATTTGGTGGAGTGCTGTTGTGCGAGGGGATGTAAACAGTATTACCATTGGAGATGAGACAAATATTCAGGATGGAGCAGTTATCCACTGCACTTATCAAAAGGCATCAACTACTATTGGTAATAAGGTTTCCATTGGGCATAAGGCAATCGTCCATGGTTGTACTATTGAAGATTCTTCTTTGGTTGGAATGGGTGCAATTGTAATGGATAATGCGGTTGTTCAGTCGCATTCAATAGTAGCGGCAGGAGCTGTGGTATTAGAAAATACAGTTGTAGAATCGGGTTACATTTACGCAGGTGTCCCTGCTAAAAAAGTTAAAAAAATAGAAGGGGAACTTTCAGAAATATTTGGTAGAACAGCTAAAAATTACACGCTGTATAAATCCTGGTTTGAATAA
- a CDS encoding DUF1328 family protein → MLRWILIFLIIALIAAVLGFGGIAAGAAGIAKIIFYVFLVLLVISVIARLARGR, encoded by the coding sequence ATGTTACGATGGATTTTAATATTCCTGATCATTGCATTAATTGCAGCAGTATTAGGATTTGGAGGCATAGCCGCTGGAGCCGCGGGAATAGCAAAAATAATTTTTTATGTGTTTTTGGTATTACTAGTCATTTCTGTAATCGCTCGCTTGGCTAGAGGAAGATGA
- the hslV gene encoding ATP-dependent protease subunit HslV — protein sequence MSKIRSTTVCAVVHKGQVAIGADGQATMGNTVAKSNVKKIRKLQDGKIVTGFAGSTADAFNLLEKFDEKLNAFGGNMKRSAIELAKEWRTDRYLRKLEAMMIVADKDEVLIISGTGDVLEPDNQIATIGSGSMYAQSAATALKKHAGDNLSAEDIVRESLHIAADICIYTNHNLVVETIG from the coding sequence ATGTCAAAAATAAGATCAACAACTGTTTGTGCGGTTGTGCATAAAGGTCAAGTAGCTATTGGAGCTGATGGTCAAGCAACAATGGGTAACACTGTTGCAAAAAGCAATGTCAAAAAAATCAGAAAATTACAGGATGGTAAAATTGTGACCGGTTTTGCCGGATCTACGGCTGATGCTTTTAATTTACTAGAGAAGTTTGATGAAAAGCTAAATGCTTTTGGCGGCAATATGAAGCGTTCAGCAATTGAATTGGCAAAAGAGTGGCGAACAGATCGATATTTAAGGAAATTAGAGGCCATGATGATTGTTGCGGATAAAGATGAAGTATTGATTATTTCTGGAACCGGTGATGTTTTAGAGCCTGACAATCAAATTGCAACCATAGGTTCGGGGAGTATGTATGCCCAATCTGCAGCCACTGCATTGAAAAAGCATGCCGGAGATAATCTATCAGCAGAGGATATTGTTAGGGAAAGTTTACACATTGCGGCTGATATTTGTATTTATACAAACCATAATTTGGTAGTAGAAACCATCGGGTAG
- a CDS encoding YceI family protein yields the protein MKILKTLSALFVAIIVAAACTSNPKGDEAKVSEAEEVKESEGMEISVSSNEADMEFVGTKPTGRHYGNIALTNGSIKVKDGKVTGGKFVFDLNEITITDLKDDQENHDKLVGHLKSDDFFDAENYPQVTFELVSVKSLNPEKSAENYDSYQNDMEQPAEDEKIMELPEFELEGATHEVTGNLTMRGKTLAITVPAKIEISENNVKAFTNFSIDRTKWGLMYGDESKAVDKAKDQFIYNKVGVGFNINATAENM from the coding sequence ATGAAAATTTTAAAAACATTAAGTGCTTTATTTGTAGCTATAATTGTCGCTGCTGCTTGTACATCTAATCCAAAAGGTGATGAAGCAAAAGTAAGTGAAGCAGAAGAAGTAAAAGAATCAGAAGGAATGGAAATATCTGTATCAAGTAATGAAGCTGATATGGAATTCGTAGGAACAAAGCCCACAGGTAGACATTATGGTAATATTGCTTTGACCAATGGTTCGATAAAAGTGAAAGATGGCAAGGTAACTGGAGGGAAATTCGTGTTTGACTTAAATGAAATTACCATAACAGATTTAAAAGATGATCAAGAAAATCATGATAAACTCGTTGGCCATTTAAAATCAGATGATTTTTTTGATGCAGAAAATTATCCCCAAGTTACCTTTGAACTAGTTTCAGTAAAATCATTAAATCCTGAAAAATCTGCTGAAAATTATGATTCCTACCAAAATGATATGGAGCAACCAGCTGAGGACGAAAAAATTATGGAGTTACCCGAATTTGAGTTAGAAGGTGCAACTCATGAGGTTACTGGAAACTTGACTATGAGAGGGAAGACTTTGGCTATAACAGTGCCAGCAAAAATAGAGATCTCTGAAAATAATGTAAAAGCCTTTACAAATTTCAGTATTGACCGAACCAAATGGGGTTTAATGTATGGAGACGAGTCAAAGGCAGTTGATAAAGCGAAAGATCAATTCATTTATAATAAAGTAGGTGTAGGATTTAATATTAATGCAACTGCTGAAAACATGTGA
- a CDS encoding rhomboid family intramembrane serine protease, with protein MSKEKSLFRQSVVFGSYIILLLWLVKAAEWGFAANFAHFGIMPRHLLGTIGIFTSPFIHGDFLHLLSNSFSLMLLIIILFFFYDKIALKALLYIYIATGIFVWLIAREAYHIGASGVIYGIASFILFSGLLRKNQSSLALSFVVLLLYGGMFYGVLPQDGHISWESHLMGLLSGLLVALWMKNEFAGQAELKLYFEKEWDEEEFEYDGENYNFTKPEDRFMYEYVEKKKDDSDEEQK; from the coding sequence ATGTCCAAGGAAAAATCTCTTTTTCGGCAAAGTGTAGTTTTTGGTAGCTACATTATATTACTATTGTGGTTGGTCAAGGCTGCAGAATGGGGATTTGCTGCCAATTTCGCGCATTTTGGCATCATGCCAAGGCATCTTTTAGGTACAATTGGTATTTTTACTTCACCATTTATCCATGGTGATTTCTTGCATTTGCTGTCCAACAGCTTTTCTCTTATGCTGTTGATAATCATATTGTTTTTCTTTTATGATAAAATTGCACTTAAAGCTCTACTTTATATTTATATCGCTACGGGAATTTTCGTATGGCTAATTGCTCGTGAAGCCTACCATATTGGTGCCAGCGGTGTAATTTATGGGATTGCCTCTTTTATTTTGTTTAGTGGATTATTGCGTAAAAATCAATCCTCTTTAGCGCTCTCTTTTGTGGTATTACTTTTATATGGCGGAATGTTCTATGGGGTTTTGCCGCAAGACGGACATATTTCATGGGAATCCCACCTTATGGGCCTCTTAAGCGGTTTACTTGTGGCTTTGTGGATGAAAAATGAATTTGCAGGTCAAGCTGAATTGAAATTGTATTTTGAAAAAGAATGGGATGAAGAGGAATTTGAGTATGATGGAGAGAACTATAATTTTACCAAACCTGAGGATAGGTTCATGTATGAATACGTTGAGAAGAAAAAGGATGATTCTGACGAAGAACAAAAATAA
- a CDS encoding anthranilate synthase component I family protein, which translates to MTSAKIDISSTRNFWNNLLQWSIQFQYAVILYPQQIAQYPFGAFPQRIAVGNKKLKLKAPYFQSLKDYLKTHPKRSIYGYLGYDLKNELEKLESGNYSIIDWEPMGFFEPTCVITIENHELTIESDDLEYYQNEIQRFIKQKKTNLYTKPSIENLKSWTSKSEYINTVNQLRQHIEEGDIYEINYCINFSANVTNFEAIQVFQNLSNNSPAPFASFLKIGNQYIISASPERFIKLKNDKIISQPIKGTAKRGKTKEEDTANKKSLIESEKERAENMMIVDLVRNDLSKSAETATVKVEEMFGIYSFQQVHQMISTISAIKKKEMHSVDIIKNAFPMGSMTGAPKISAMQLIEKYENIKRNVFSGSIGYFKGENEFDFNVLIRSIYYDEQSKKLNYQVGSAITFDSDAEAEYEECLLKAMAIEKTLGLI; encoded by the coding sequence TTGACATCTGCAAAAATCGACATATCATCAACTCGAAATTTCTGGAATAACTTACTGCAATGGAGTATTCAATTTCAATATGCAGTAATTCTTTATCCCCAACAAATAGCGCAATATCCATTTGGCGCATTTCCACAGCGCATAGCGGTAGGAAATAAAAAATTAAAACTAAAGGCTCCCTATTTTCAATCATTGAAAGATTATTTAAAAACACATCCTAAAAGATCCATATATGGGTATTTAGGCTATGATCTAAAAAATGAGCTAGAAAAGTTAGAAAGCGGTAATTATTCAATAATAGACTGGGAGCCGATGGGTTTCTTTGAGCCTACATGCGTTATAACAATTGAAAATCATGAACTCACAATTGAAAGTGATGATTTAGAATATTATCAAAATGAAATTCAAAGATTTATAAAACAGAAGAAAACAAATTTATATACAAAGCCATCAATTGAAAATTTAAAGTCCTGGACCAGCAAATCTGAGTATATCAATACGGTAAATCAATTAAGACAACACATAGAGGAAGGCGATATTTACGAAATCAACTACTGCATAAACTTCTCCGCGAATGTGACAAATTTCGAAGCAATACAAGTATTCCAAAATTTAAGTAACAATTCCCCAGCCCCCTTTGCTTCTTTCTTAAAAATAGGTAACCAGTATATTATTTCTGCATCCCCTGAGCGCTTTATTAAATTGAAAAACGATAAAATTATTAGCCAACCGATAAAAGGCACAGCAAAAAGAGGAAAAACAAAGGAAGAAGATACTGCTAACAAAAAAAGTCTAATAGAAAGCGAAAAAGAACGTGCTGAAAATATGATGATCGTGGATCTGGTTCGTAACGATTTATCAAAATCAGCCGAAACAGCTACTGTCAAAGTAGAAGAAATGTTCGGGATTTACAGCTTTCAGCAAGTTCACCAAATGATTAGCACCATTTCAGCGATCAAGAAAAAAGAAATGCATTCCGTAGACATCATTAAAAACGCATTCCCTATGGGGAGCATGACTGGTGCCCCAAAAATTAGTGCCATGCAATTGATAGAGAAGTATGAGAATATCAAAAGAAATGTATTTTCTGGAAGCATTGGTTATTTCAAAGGAGAAAATGAATTTGACTTTAATGTTTTGATCCGCAGTATATATTATGATGAGCAAAGCAAAAAATTAAATTATCAAGTGGGAAGTGCCATCACCTTTGATTCTGATGCCGAAGCTGAATACGAAGAATGTCTCTTAAAAGCCATGGCCATAGAAAAAACACTTGGTTTAATTTAA
- a CDS encoding Lacal_2735 family protein yields the protein MFGLFKKKTEKEKLNEEYKKLLAEYHKLSSIDRKKADLKMAEAEEVAKKMDAIKE from the coding sequence ATGTTTGGATTATTTAAAAAGAAGACTGAAAAAGAAAAGCTTAACGAAGAATACAAAAAGCTATTGGCCGAATATCATAAATTAAGTTCTATTGATAGAAAAAAGGCAGACTTGAAAATGGCAGAGGCTGAAGAAGTAGCCAAAAAAATGGATGCGATTAAAGAATAA
- a CDS encoding phage holin family protein: MNFLIKLLLSSLSVIVASYILPGAHVDGFFDALVVSLFLALFSATIKPLLVILTIPVTVFTLGFFLLVINALMVMLADYVVDGFYVEGFWWALLFGVILAIVNSIFEGVSKKSE, from the coding sequence ATGAACTTTTTAATCAAATTATTACTCTCTTCACTTTCGGTTATTGTCGCTTCGTACATACTTCCTGGTGCGCACGTGGATGGCTTTTTTGATGCATTGGTAGTCTCCTTGTTTTTAGCGCTGTTTAGCGCAACCATAAAACCCCTTTTAGTGATCTTAACAATTCCTGTCACAGTTTTTACACTAGGATTCTTCTTATTGGTTATCAATGCTTTAATGGTAATGCTAGCTGATTATGTTGTAGATGGATTTTATGTTGAAGGATTCTGGTGGGCATTACTGTTTGGAGTCATTTTAGCCATTGTAAACAGTATTTTTGAAGGGGTAAGCAAAAAGAGCGAATAA
- the msrA gene encoding peptide-methionine (S)-S-oxide reductase MsrA translates to MIRNTAIIILSLLFFACAAENKKSENTESTSIAIQNTEAIDTAYFAGGCFWCVEASFEQIKGVQEAISGYSGGDEENPSYKEVSYGRTNHAEAVMVLYDTSVINYETLLDIFFVAHDPTQLNRQGPDVGKQYRSAIFYRNSKEKNLALKKMNELASKFDDEIVTELTAFTKFWDAEDYHQDYEKKNPNDRYIVNVSKPKIDKVARTFKDILKD, encoded by the coding sequence ATGATAAGAAATACTGCCATCATCATTTTAAGTCTATTATTTTTTGCCTGTGCAGCAGAAAACAAAAAGTCAGAGAACACAGAATCCACTTCTATCGCAATTCAAAACACAGAAGCCATTGATACTGCCTATTTTGCTGGTGGGTGTTTCTGGTGCGTGGAAGCTTCCTTTGAACAAATAAAAGGAGTTCAAGAAGCTATTTCAGGCTATTCCGGAGGTGACGAAGAAAATCCGAGCTATAAAGAAGTGAGCTATGGAAGAACTAATCATGCCGAAGCGGTGATGGTGCTTTATGATACTTCCGTCATCAATTATGAAACACTTTTGGATATTTTCTTTGTAGCTCACGATCCTACTCAACTGAACCGTCAAGGGCCAGATGTTGGAAAACAATATCGTTCTGCTATATTCTACAGAAATTCAAAAGAAAAGAATTTAGCGCTTAAGAAAATGAATGAGCTAGCTTCAAAATTTGATGATGAAATTGTAACAGAGCTAACAGCGTTCACTAAATTTTGGGATGCAGAGGACTATCATCAAGATTACGAAAAGAAAAACCCTAATGATCGCTATATAGTAAATGTTTCTAAGCCTAAAATTGATAAGGTTGCTAGAACTTTTAAAGATATTTTGAAGGACTAA
- a CDS encoding DinB family protein — translation MNLVHAPFYQGYVDLVESDIKNVLVHQASEISVMINNIPDQKWNYRYEKGKWSVAQVIQHCIDTERIMAYRALTLSRGETKALAGFSENLYAEASEYCKLDKSKMAEDFYYLRKSHQSLFLSMPDKILKKEGVADGNPISILSLWYIIVGHWKHHQKVLKDRYF, via the coding sequence ATGAATCTAGTACATGCACCATTTTATCAAGGTTACGTTGATTTGGTAGAGAGTGACATTAAGAATGTTCTTGTACATCAAGCGAGCGAAATTTCTGTAATGATTAATAATATCCCGGATCAAAAGTGGAATTATCGTTATGAAAAAGGAAAGTGGAGTGTGGCACAAGTGATCCAACATTGCATTGATACCGAGCGAATAATGGCATATAGGGCGCTAACATTGAGTAGAGGTGAGACAAAAGCATTAGCAGGGTTCTCTGAAAATCTTTACGCTGAAGCTTCTGAATATTGTAAACTTGATAAGTCAAAAATGGCAGAGGACTTTTATTACTTGAGGAAAAGTCACCAATCTTTATTTTTGTCAATGCCAGATAAAATACTTAAAAAAGAAGGAGTAGCAGATGGGAATCCGATCTCGATCCTAAGCTTATGGTACATTATCGTTGGACATTGGAAACATCACCAAAAGGTGCTAAAAGACAGATACTTTTAA